One part of the Schistocerca piceifrons isolate TAMUIC-IGC-003096 chromosome 2, iqSchPice1.1, whole genome shotgun sequence genome encodes these proteins:
- the LOC124777616 gene encoding cuticle protein 21-like isoform X1, which produces MACKQLIVLAAVVAVARAGYLRAAPAIAAPAAVAAEYDPNPQYSYGYNVQDALTGDSKAQQETRSGDVVQGSYSVAEPDGSIRTVDYTADPVNGFNAVVHREGGAHPAPVVAAAPAYAAAPALAYGKAYHG; this is translated from the exons ATGGCTTGCAAG CAGTTGATCGTCTTGGCCGCAGTGGTAGCAGTGGCGCGGGCAGGCTACCTGCGAGCCGCCCCCGCcatcgccgcccccgccgccgtggCCGCTGAGTACGACCCCAACCCCCAGTACAGCTACGGGTACAATGTGCAGGACGCCCTCACCGGCGACTCGAAGGCGCAGCAGGAAACCCGCAGCGGAGACGTCGTCCAGGGCAGCTACAGCGTCGCCGAACCCGACGGCTCCATCCGCACCGTCGACTACACGGCCGACCCCGTCAACGGCTTCAACGCCGTCGTGCACAGGGAGGGCGGCGCGCACCCCGCCCCCGTCGTGGCCGCCGCCCCCGCctacgccgccgcccccgcgcTGGCCTACGGCAAGGCCTACCACGGCTAG
- the LOC124777616 gene encoding cuticle protein 21-like isoform X2 has translation MACKLIVLAAVVAVARAGYLRAAPAIAAPAAVAAEYDPNPQYSYGYNVQDALTGDSKAQQETRSGDVVQGSYSVAEPDGSIRTVDYTADPVNGFNAVVHREGGAHPAPVVAAAPAYAAAPALAYGKAYHG, from the exons ATGGCTTGCAAG TTGATCGTCTTGGCCGCAGTGGTAGCAGTGGCGCGGGCAGGCTACCTGCGAGCCGCCCCCGCcatcgccgcccccgccgccgtggCCGCTGAGTACGACCCCAACCCCCAGTACAGCTACGGGTACAATGTGCAGGACGCCCTCACCGGCGACTCGAAGGCGCAGCAGGAAACCCGCAGCGGAGACGTCGTCCAGGGCAGCTACAGCGTCGCCGAACCCGACGGCTCCATCCGCACCGTCGACTACACGGCCGACCCCGTCAACGGCTTCAACGCCGTCGTGCACAGGGAGGGCGGCGCGCACCCCGCCCCCGTCGTGGCCGCCGCCCCCGCctacgccgccgcccccgcgcTGGCCTACGGCAAGGCCTACCACGGCTAG